GCGTATCATGAACGGGGACCTCGGAGAGATTCATCACGTCCGAGCGCGGTATCTCCAAGATTGGCTCGTCGATCCGGACGCGACGTGGAGTTGGCGGCTGTCGGAGGAAATGGCTGGGAGTGGTTCGCTGGGTGATCTCGGAGCACATTCCATCGATCTCGCGCGCTTTCTTCTCGGCGCGGAGAACGGTAAAATCGACCGCGTTTCCGGACAACTTCGGACGTTCATCGATGAACGCCCGGTTAGTGCCGAAAACGAACGAACCCGTCCCGTAACGGTCGACGATGCCTACTCGGCACAAGTAACGTTTGCCTCGGGTGCGATGGGGACGTTCGAGGCGTCACGATTTGCGACCGGACACGAAAACAACAACACGATCGAGATCAACGGCTCTGCGGGCAGCCTTCGATTCTCACTCGAACGGTTGAACGAGTTAGAACTACTCGAACCGGGCGACAGAGGGTTCCAGACGATCATGGTCACCGACCCAGACGATCCCTACATCGACCACTGGTGGCCGCCCGGCCACACGATCGGCTGGGAACACACGTTCGTCCACGAAAACTACGAATTCCTCAAATCCGTCCACAACGACACGTCCTACACGCCCAGTTTCGCCGATGGACTGGCGGTTCAACGCGTGTTGGATGCGATCGAACAGTCCGACGAACGCGGTGAATGGATTGAAATCGAGTAGCGATCGCTGATCGGCTCGATGATTACGGTCGCCCGAAGGCGACCGGATTCGTCTCGAACTTTTATAACCGAGCGCTCAGTAGTAGATCGGTAATGCTAGATGAACCGGAACGATTCGTGGACCATGCCTATGAAACGGGGGAGGGTCCGTTGTACCACCCCGACGAAGATCGTCTGTACTGGGTTGACATCCCGAACGGGCACATGTATCGGTACGACTTCGAAACGGACGAACGAGAGCAGTGTTACTCCGGTCCGTCGGTCGGTGGGTTCACGATTCAAGCGGACGGCTCGCTCCTCTTGTTCAAGGAAAACGGCTCGATTACGATCTGGAACGATGGTCATGAAAAGACAGTCATCCCGGAGATCCCCGAAGAGCGAGGCTCACGATTCAACGACGTGATCGCGGGACCGAACGGACGGGTCTTCTGTGGGACGATGCCACCGGACGGACGGCTGTATCGACTCGATCCCGACGGTTCGTTGACGCTGCTCATCTCGGATCTCGCCGTGTCGAACGGACTAGGGTTCAGTCCGGACAACACGCGGGTTTATTTCGCCGAAACTGAAGCAGAGACGATCTGGTCGTTCGAATACGACGCCGATTCCGGCACCCTGTCCGATCGTGAACCGTTCGTCAGCACCGTCGGAGATGCTGGATTTCCCGATGGATTGACGGTGGATGCAGAGGGTTACGTCTGGTCGGCTCGGTGGAATGGGGGATGTGTGGTCCGTCATCATCCCGACGACGGTCGTGTCGTCGATCGCTTCTCCCTGCCCGCGCGGAAAGTCTCCTGTATCACGTTTGGCGGCCCTAACTACGAACACGCTTACGTCACGACTGCGACAGCGGGCAACGACCGATCTGTCGAAGGAAAGGGTGCTGGTGCGGTGTTTCGCTTTACTCCCGATGTGAGCGGTGTTCCCGAGTTCCGGTCCCGGATCGAACCCAACAGCTAACGAACTGTACAGATCCGAAAACGGTTGGTTGCGTCTCAGAACCGATATCGGAGCAGCACAGAAACTGGACGTACGTTCATTTACTGAAGCTACCAGCGCTGCTGTCTGGGTAAGAAATACCAGACGGCGACGACGACGAGCGCTACCAGAATGAGACCACTGGCCAAGCGCAAGAGAAAGTCGAGTGGCGAAGTGGATCCCGAGGAATCCGCTCTGTCACCACCAGTCGACGACTGTGCGGAATCGGCTCCTGCACCGTCCGTTGATTGGGTATGGGTTGTGTTTCCAGCCGCTGTGGTAATTGGAGTTCCCGTGGCCGCACCACCTATCGGCGTCGGCTGAGTAACTGTCGGCGTTCCAGCACCAGTGTTCTGGCCAGTGACATTCCTCCCATTGATGTATACGAGTGCTTGTTGATCGATCGATGTCACAGTCGCGTTGCCAGTGAAATAGAACGAATCGTACTGATCAGTGAGCTGACCCTGAATCTGTGTCCCATTCGCTCCACCCAGTACTGTCGTCTGATCCTGATTCTCGGTGGATTCTCCCGGTGTAGCGTCACCAGTGACTGTGATTTCGTAGTTGATGGGACTGCCGTTCGAGGAGTTCGAACGTACGATCTGGAGATGGTTGCCCGAAAGTATTGCGGGTGAAATCTCCTGCCCACCGAGTCGTAACTGGAGATCGTCGCCCCGGTGTTGGAACGAGTCGATGTAGCCGGTGTACGTCACCGTGTCTGTGGTATCGTCAGTCGTATTGTCCCATGGAACGCCCCCGACCCGACCGCTCAGTGTTCTGCCCTGAATAGCATCGCCCTCATCCGTTTCGCCAGAGATGTTCTCTGTCGCCGAAATGGTGTATTGGACGGGATCACCCGTGGTTTCGACGATCAGCGTGTGCTCGTCACTGATATTTTGTGTGGCAGCAGATTGATTACTCATCGTAACTGGACTCGCCGGCATAGCTAGTCCGGAAAGAATAACTGCTCCGATGATGATGAACGACAGCGATCGGGTATAGTCGAGATCATGTACTGATAACATCGTATTACAGCCGTTGTCAATAATATAGCACCCATTTAATTATAATTTACCGATTATATATCACTATTGTACTCGAGAGAATATTCGGGAGATCACTGTCGTGACGTCGGATCGTGCTAAGTGGATTCTTGTAACAACTGCTCGAGATTCATCGGTGTAGGCGTCGGCTCAGGCGGATCGTCAGTCGAGGTATCCTGCGATTCTGCCAACTGGAGCTCGATCTCTCGGAGGCGGTCCTGCCCCGATTTGATCGCGTTTGAACCGTACGTGTTGCCTTTTACGCGTACATCTGCCTGATTAGGAAAGAGAACGACATCACCTATAGCGTCCGATTCGCCCCCATCTATCTGCTCAGCGCACCAATTGTTGCAAAAGCGAGCATATTCTTCCGGATAGCCTTGGATGGAAAACGCTGGATATGTGGTCAGTTTGAACACATTATGGTGTATATTAACAAATGTGCCGGCCACCATGCCAAGACCGGACTTACCGAGATGGTCGAGATTTTCACCAAGATAATGCATATCAAATGCGTGTAAAATCGCGTTCGGTCCGATGAGGTTAAACCGGGCTTCGTACCCGCTGGTTGGATAGCCAAATCCGGCGATGGAGTGACGGTTGTAATCGAAGGTGTTCCACTCGATCAGATGCAGTCCGTTGTACAGCTCCATCGGATATCCGAGGTGATTCATCTGATTGTGGTGCATCAAATTGTGATGAATCCACCCCTGCGTGTATTTGGTTTCCGCTCCGAGAGCAATGCCAGCGAACGTCCAACCGAACACTTCACAGTGATCGACGATTGCGGTCTGTCCTTGAAAATTGAAACCGAGTGCTGCGAAATCTTCTTCGTCTTTATTGTTTTGCCATGGCTCGAAGTTATCCGTTCGCGGTCCCTTCAGTCGAAGGCCAGTGATCCGGCACCCGCCGGTATCGTTGATAAAAATCCCTTTGTCGTAGCCATCCGTTTTGATCAATCCACCATTCTGGCTGTTCAAATGTCGATCACTGGCGATCGTCACGTTCGGCGCGACGGGTGCGTTGACAACGCCCGTCATGTCGATCGTGACTGAGTTGGGGATCCACACCGTTGCTTCAGGAACACGAATCGCTTGAAGAAGAGAGGACCGATCCGTGGCAACCTGTGTTGCCATCTCCCGTGTCACACGGTGTTGCTGGGACGCAAACTCCATCGACGGATAGTTTCCTTCCCCGCTGCCACCGCTGGTCCACATCGACAGACAGCCACTAACTGACGACATCCCGACCGTTCCGGCAGTTCCGACAGCTGTGAGAAATCGACGCCTGTTAATCGGCTTTTTAGCGCTCATATTGGTAATGAATCAAGCTGGAAGTATCGAGTCACGGTTCCAGACTGCAATAAACGTGATATGATGTGGATATCGATAAGGATTTTACTGTACACTATCAGACTATCATACGTAGCCATGTCGTTTCACGCTCCCACTGGGAATACGCCTGGTGATCGATGTTTCGCTCATCTCGTTTTCGTATGTAACGATACCTTCCAATCTGGCATAAATCTATGCTGATGAAACACTCTATTGTATTATCTGTAACAAGTATCTACGGTTTGTCGCATTATCATCGTTTAGAACAGAATCTACATCGTTATAATAAATAACCTTTATGGTGCTCTTTCCGGTACTTTTTTATACCCTCACTCTAATATTAACTCATATCATGATCAAAAAGACGCCTCTGTCAAGGCATATGAAAAGTGCCAGAAACGTTATCAGTAGTATTACCCATAAAGTTATACGAATCGTTACGCAGCCGGGTCGCCACGACCTGTATCTATCGATGGGTGCCGTAGCGTTGTTCCTCGCTCCTCTGTATGCGACACCAGTTTCGGCTCAGATAGGAGTTTCAGAAGCCGAACAAGTGTTGTGTGATGGCTCGGCAGGAGTCAATATCGCACAGATCATTACAGTAGGGTTAGGATTGATCTCTATGTATTTCATATTGAAATTCCTCTTCCGGATGATGACCGGTCTCGATAAAGCCGGCAGCACTGATTCCGGAGCACAAGCCCAAGGGAAACAGGAAGCGAAAGGTGGCATCTACTCGCTCGTAGCGGCGCTTCTTCCCGTTCTCGTACCTGTCTTCCTGAACACAGCAGGTATCGACGTCGCTTCATGCCTGTTCCCAACATAAAGGAGGGATCGCCGTGATGCATGCTAGTACCCGTCATATAGTCGTGTTACTCTGTCTTATCTGCTTGTGTGGAGTTGCGAATCCCATCGTCGGCGCTCCAACTGGGCCTGACGGTTCATTGTCGACGGGTGCTCAGCACCAAGCGAGTCAACAGACAGGAGGAAACGTTTTCGCTTCGTTTTTCACTGTTCATGAAATGGCGCAACCGGACTCCGGAACGAACCGTCTCGGTGGACCATCCGGTGACGATATCTACCCCCAAGAGGACGACAAGGATGAGGAAGACTATACGATAAAGATCGGGCCTGTCGACGTCGATATTGGGGAAATAATCCGAAAGACGTTCGAATTCACCGCTAGTCTGACGATCGATATGATCGAATTGGGGATCAATACGTTCAACGACTACATCATAGGGGTACCCGCGCCGGGGAATCCGACCGAGGTATCCACGTGGATATCGGCGGAAAACCCATGGCCGGCCGTCTACGGTGTCTATGGGATCATGACGACGGTGGCGATCGCCCTGTTGACACCTTCATTTATGGTTGCGACGGACACAGTCGATCCTCAACAACGACGCGAGCGGTGGCTCGAACTCGGCAAGGCAGCGTTTTTCATCCTACTCGGTATTCCCGTGGTTGCGTTCTGTCTCCATCTCGGAAACGAACTCATACAAGCGATCGCTCCGAGTGGATACGAATTCATATCATCCACAGCCGGCGTTTCGGACCTCAGTCTCGGACTTCTGTTCGGAGTATTACTCGTCTGGGCTAAAGGCACTATCGTCGGAATCGGTCTCATAATCGCTATTATGATATATATGTCTGTTTTTATTTTGGTTGCATTTTGGCCGCTCTTTTGGGCGCTTCGTGTGCAGCCACAGTCTGATCTACAATCGTACGGTACTGTTGGTATTTCCATGCTCCCCTTGATTATTCTATTACGATTCACCCAAAGCGGCATCCTTCGACTCCTTCATCAGTTGCCCTACGATAGTCTTGGGGATTTGGCGATCAAGGTAATAGCGATAGTCGCCGGTCTTTCGATCGCATTGATCGGATTACCGTACGTATTCGTCACGAAACTATTTCCGAGAACGATCATCCTTCCCAGTGGAAGATCTCCGTTCAACTCCGGTGGTGGTGGTCCTCCTGGCGGACCGGGGGGGCCACCTGGAGGTTCCGGCGGGGGATACACGGGACAACAGCAGCAGTGGGCTAACAGCCCCGGCGGGTACAAACAGCCCGGCGCAACGAGCGAAACGCCCACTAGTCGACCATCGTTCGATGCTAACAATCAAAGAAATGTCGTTGGAACGACAGGGAGTTCTCCGAGAAGGGGATCTTCTCGGTATGGGACCACCAGTCGTAGTGCCCAGCCCGATTCCAGCGACGAGGACGACATCTCCGAAGAAACAGAGGACGAGCAGATCGGGGCAACAAGTGAGAGGCCTGGCCGGTAAGTGTCCATACTATTAAGTGAGATACCGGCTATTTATTGGGGAGAGCGGTAGTAATCCAAATACACAGCAAGTACACGATCAACAATGAGTACGAACTCACAGAGCTCGAATACACAATCGAATCAGACTGGCTTGATACTACCATATGTTGACACGGATGTGACGATCAAAGGTGCCGTAACGCTCGATAACATCTACTCGTTCGCCGTTCCGGTCGCAACACTGATCATCGCGTTACTAGCATGGTCGATCGATGCCACGATAGTCGCCGTCGTTTCGTTTGCGATTACTCTCGTCGTATTGCCAATAATACTGTATCTTGCGTACACCAATCCGTACTATCTCTCCTCGCGAGAGCGGATCGAACGGTTTATCGAATCGCGTCGTCTGCAACAGAAGTTCCCCTATCACTATCACGAAACCCTAGGACGACAAATACACGGGGTAGAACGTTTGTATCCGGATGGAACTGCTAAGATGACCGATGGTCGCCGCGTCGGTCTCATCGGTGTCAAAGGGATGAATGCCTGTCGGATCACGTCCCAAGAGGCCCAAACCTACGTTGGGGCACTCACGAGCGGTATCGACGAACAGATCAAGGACATCCCATTTTCCATATACGCAACATCAGACACGTTCGAGACGGAGCAGTTGATCGAGCATATAACGGAGTGTGTCGAAGAAAGTGAACGGACGGACCAATCCCTCGCGGGCACAGCTCGGGCGGAAGAGTACATCATGGAGCTGTTGCTCGACGTTTCCTCGTGGTTCGTCGAGACGGAATCACCCAAATGGGATGCCAACGAGTGGGAGTATTACGTGGTTGTCGAGGTCAGTCCCGAGGACGTCGCTGCCGGGTCAAGAGTTACCGATTCGAACAACTCCGGACTGTTTGGGATGTTCTCATCGACCGACAACACCGAAGAAAATCAAGCACTGGACTCGGAACTGCGCGCAGAGCTCGACGATCGAATGAGTACTATTCAAGGCGCGCTCGCTTCGGTAGAAGGGATCGACAGCGGTCGAGCAGGCGTCCTCGATCACGCCCGTCTGCTGTTACGGTACTGGTCGGGAGAGCCGTCACTATCTCTCGGAACGGAAGTGAGAGAAGCGATGGCAAACGACGATAACCGAGTCAGCGTCGGGGAAACCCCGACCGAACGCATGCTCACTCCAAGCGAGCTCGATTCCCAAGACGGCCGTATCATGGTCGGAGACGAACTCTGTAAAACGTTCTGTATCATGGGATGGCCGGTCGAACCGCCACCGTTGTTCCTCGGAGACCTATTCACCATGCGAAAGGCGAACGTCGATGTTCGTGTTCACGTCGAGCCGGAGTACAAGCAGCGGTCGATCGAGGAACTCGAACGGCTGTACGCCGATGTCGAATCCGAGGAGATGGAGCGCGCCCAGAACATGGACGCAAGTAAGATACAGATCCAAAACGACAAGGACGCGGTCCGGAAGATGTATCTGCTCCTCCGAAACACGACTGCTCAACCGTGGCAAGTGAGCATGTACGTAACGGTTCGGGTCGGACCGGAGGAGGCATACGAGTACGCCCAACAGATGGGTCGGGAAACGGAGAATCTGTATCTGGCGAAGGTTCGAGCACTCGAAGACGCCTGTGACGATGTCCTCGAAGTGCTGACGAGCGCACCCGCTGGATTGGGTCCTCGTCAGCCCAGTTCCGATATGTCTGCACTTGATATGTTCGAATCGTCATCTCCGACTGGAGCGGATCTCTACCACGAGAAAGGCGACAAACCCAAGCGAACACGAATGCTCGGCGGGGCGATCGCGGCGATGTTCCCGTGGTGTGCTGGTGTCATGCAAGAACCTGGTGGGTTGCGATTCGGACGGAACAAACAGAACGGGTCGGCCATCTTCGCGGATCCGTTCGAGCGCGGTGCTCCACACCTTCTCACACTGGGACAGACCCGTTCAGGAAAAACGTACTCGGTCGAAACGGCACTCGCAGAATGGTACTGTTCGGATCCTTCTCGGACGCTCATCGTCTGTGACACTGAACAAGGATTTGAAGGTCTCACCCAGCTCTGTGGTGGGAAACACATCGTCGTTGACGGCCAACAGACGATCAATCCATTCGATATCCAACGTCCACCAAAGCGCATCCGGGAATCGAGCGTCGGGGAGTCGAACCACTTCCAAATGAAAATCGATGAGGTCACGAGTTTCTTTGCCGGAATCCTCAGGGCACAGGGGATCGATCCATCCGGATACATTTCCACCATCGAAGACGCGGTCCAAGAAACGTACGAATCGATCGGGATCACCCACGATCCAGATACCCACGACAAGGCAAGCCCAACCATCGAGGATTTCGTCTCGGTGCTCGAACGAATGTTGAACACGCCCGAGCGCTTTACCTTCACCGGTCACGAGCGCGAGGCCGAACAGCGCGTTCGCGTCGTTTCTGATCTCCTCGATAAACTCAGTGGATTCAAAGAGAACCGGAAATACCACCATATGGTCGGTGAAACCGAGACCGGCATTCTCGACCGGGAAACGGACATGGTGTACATCGATCTCAGTCAGTTCAATGAGGCATCCGAAGCCGAAAAGTCCGTCATGCTCCACCTGATTTTCGGACAGGTTTATCAGAAGGTCAAACGGACCCAAGGAGAGATCATCTTCCTGATCGACGAGGCCCACTTCCTGCTCCACAGCGAAGAGATGATCGAATATTTGCAGGACGCAGCTCGGAGCTGGGCGCGATACGACGCGGCATTGTGGTTCGTAACCCAATCACCGCGTGAGTTCATCGAACGCGCACAGTCGATCGGCGAGGGCCAGGAGAACCAGCGCCGGACTATCTTGGACCAGTGTTCGACCATCCAGACGTTCCGCACGCCTCGGATCGAACCGGAACTGCTCATGGAGGGACTGGGTCAGAACCGAAATCAAGCCGACTTCGTCAGGAACTCCGCCGTCACCGGCAGCTCGGAACGTCAGTATTCGGAGTGTCTCATCCATTTCCAAGACCGAGAAGGATGGTGGGAGAGCCACATCGAAGCCAGCCCCTTCGAGGATCTCGTCTGGAACTACGCGGGTCGCAAACACGGCGACTTCGACCGGTATCTCAGAACGAACTGGAGCGGTCTGTCCACGTCATCGGATTCGTCTCTCAACGACCAATCGCCACAATCGTCAGACACTCCCGAACAGGAACCGTCTGAGGGTCGTGAAGAAAGCGTAACGACTACGTTGGGGCCATCAACCCCAGCGAACGGCGAGCTCGACGATCAGTCGTCTAATCAGTGATCTGGTGTTGCTGGACCGTTTGAGATCGAACGAGAAACGGTTGCTGTGAGGGCTACTCGGCGGGGATGGTAAGCGTCCCAGCTTTCGATCTCGACTGCTCGACCACGGACGGTCGTGCTTCGAAGTCGATGATGACCTGTTCCCCGTAAGTAACGTCGTTGACGCGAGCGTTGTCGTGGATCCACGAGACGAGACTCATCGTATCATCTGTCATTGGAAGCACCAACCGCTCGTGCTCGAACGGCGGAAGTTCACGATCGATCCGATCGAGGAGCCCGTCCGTGCCGGTCCCCTCGACGGCACTCACGGTAATGGGGTTGGGTGCGAGTGCTGAGAGGGCGTTCATCTTTCGCTTCCACTCATCTTCGTCCACACAGTCGATCTTATTCAACACAGTGACGATCGGAGCCTCGTTGCGCTCATACAACGTGTCGTGGCAGGTGATGAGCTTCTCGCGGATCTCCTCGATCGGCTCCGTAACGTCTACGACGAGAAGCACGAGATCAGCTCGGTAGACGGCATCGAGGGTAGATTTGAACGACTCGACCAACCAGTGAGGAAGCTCCGAGATGAACCCGACTGTATCGGTTATGAGCACGTCTCGTCGATCCATGTCGACCCGTCGCGTGGTTGTTCCAAGCGTCGTAAACAGTCGATCTTCGGATTCGGCTGTCGCGTCGAGATCCGGATGTTGGTTTTCGTTCTCGTCGATAGTAAGATCGCGGGCAAGCTGGCGCAGTAGTGTCGACTTCCCAGCGTTGGTGTAGCCCGCGAGTGCAACGAGATCGAAACCCGATTCTCGGCGTTGTTCCCGGCGTTTTTCTTCTTCCTCCTCGATCTGAGCCAGCTCCTCTCGGATTCGGCTGATACGGTTTTTGATGTCCTGTTCTCGGCTTTCGTCGTACTCACCGAGACCCATGAATCCAGGGCGCTCGTCGCGCTTTGCGAGGCTTACCTTGGCCTCGACTCTCGGGAGTTCGTATCTGAGTTCGGCGAGCTCGACCTGAAGCTGTGCCGTCCGCGTCTGGGCGCGCTGTCCGAAAATGTCCAGGATGAGCCGGAACCGGTCGACGATGTTTACACCATCTGGGAGCCGGGTTCCCAGATTGTACGTCTGGTACGGACCCAATCGGTTGTCGAAAACAACGACGCCTGCGTCCGTCCGTTCGAGCAACCGAGCGAGTTCGTCGACTTTTCCCGAGCCGAGACAGAGCGCCGGATCTTCCGTTCGTGTCTGGGTGATCTCGCCGGCGATGCGGTAGCCAGCGGAACGGGCCAAATCCCGAATCTCGTCGGTCTCGGGATCGGACGACCCCGACGGCCCGCGTGCTGCGATGACCGCGCTTTCCGGATCGTGTGGTGTTCCCGTCACTCGCGGGAAACTAGGCTGTCTGTTCACTTAATCCTCCGGGACGATCGAGTGGGCTTCACTCACGAGATCCCGAAACGGGAATCACCGCGTGCTGAGTTCGTCCTCATCTTTGACGACGCGGGTTTCTGCCTCACCACTAGATACCTCGTTGACGAGATCGTAAAAATCGTTTTGCAGTCCGGCAGGAAATTCGAGAACGCCGACCCATCCGCCATCGGACTGCCACTCTTCGCGCTGGAGATCTCCAAATTCTCGGATCTGTGCTTGTCCGCTTCCGGCGTGTTGGGCCGGTAGCTTCACCGCGATGATCACCTCATCGAACCGGATCGGAATGATGGGCCGGAGCGCGTCGAGCGCGTCGTCGACCTGGTTTTCGACCGGTTCCATCGGATCGACTGTGAATCCCGCCTCTTCGAGCGCGCGCTCGATGCGCTCGGGTGGGTGGGGTGCGTCGTCCATCTGTGGATTGACGGCGTTGCGAGCGATGCGATTGACGAGCTGTTTGTGCTTTTGCTCTTGCATCTCCCGCCGTTGCTCGGCGGTGATCTGGATGTCGCCGCGTCGTATCACTTCCGGAATGATTTCCAGTGGATCTGTGGTGTCGAACACCGTTTCGAGATCAGCAGCTGCCGGACGATCGCCGCTTGAGGCGTCTTCGAACACGTCTTCGGCAGCGATCACGTCCTCAAGGTCGTCCTCGAACTCGTCGCGCTTGATCGCCAGCGCTGCGTCCGGATCGACGAGCACTTCGAATCGGGTGCCGTGGGATTCGAGCCGCGCCGTCACCGCTTCGTCAAGGGATATCATGGGATGACTCTGGGTATTCGCGGCGCAGTAAAGTGTGTTCTCCCTTGGAAAGGGAGATCAGTCCTCCGAGAACCGTCGATCGAGGAAGCCATCGAGGATCGAGAACATGCGAATCTTCCGGAAGTGCGAGGAGAAAGTCCCGCCCTAAAAGACGGGGATGAATTCGACAAAGGATAACATCACTCTCTATAATAATGTATTAAATTCTTTTCGATATTCTTAACCACTATTTCAATGAATATCCACGGTCTTCATAGAAATAATCGATCGAACGGAAATCGCGGTGCCATCCGCGGACAACGTCTTGCAGTGTCGTCGTCGAAACGTGAATGCACTTACTCTTCGTCGTCCGTTTCGTCGGCAAGCAGGTCGTATTCTTCCAGATACGATTCGACCTCGGTTTCATCGAGTACCTGATACCGTTCGGTTTCGGTGTCGATGGTAGCAACACCGAGTCCCTCCGCATCGAGCCCCTCATCGCTGACCGACGCGAGCGCTTCGAGGGCGAGTCCGATGCCGCTTTCGAGATCCATTCCCTCTTGGTACTGCTCTTTGAGGTGGTCCTCGATGTCCGAGCGGTTCGCGCCGACCGCAAGCGCCTTCCATTCGTACGGCGTTCCCGACGGGTCCGTTTCGAACAGCCGTGGTTGTCCGTCGTCGATGCCGCCAATGATGAGCGCAACACCGAACGGCCGTGCGCCACCGACTTGTGTGTACTGTTGGATATTGTCGGTGACGGCTTTCGTCAGCGTTTCCACCCCGATCGGCTCGTCGTAGCGTAGTTGATTGACCTGTGAGTAGCGCCGGGCGTAATCGATGAGCTGTCGAGCGTCCGCAACGTGACCTGCGCTGGCGATACCGACGTGATCGTCTGCTTTGTGGAGCTTCTCGACGCTTTCGCCCACCAACAGCGGCGATCGGATCCGTTTATCAGCGACGAGAACGACCCCATCAGCAGTTCTGACACCGATGCTCGCCGAACCTCGCTTGACCGCCTCACGGGCGTACTCTACTTGATACAGTCGTCCATCCGGTGAGAAGATCGTGATCCCCCGGTCGTAGGCTTGTTGTTGCGATTGTCCCTGCATAGTTACTCGA
The sequence above is drawn from the Halocatena salina genome and encodes:
- a CDS encoding Gfo/Idh/MocA family protein, with the protein product MTLDIGVLGYRFMGKAHANALARLPMFFPDAPDVNRHVLIGRDETALESAADQLGFSHTSTEWADVISEVDVLYNLGPNHVHVEPSIAALDADVSVFCEKPLAPTLSAAERMAEAARDSDAVAGIAFNYRYLPAVQYARQRIMNGDLGEIHHVRARYLQDWLVDPDATWSWRLSEEMAGSGSLGDLGAHSIDLARFLLGAENGKIDRVSGQLRTFIDERPVSAENERTRPVTVDDAYSAQVTFASGAMGTFEASRFATGHENNNTIEINGSAGSLRFSLERLNELELLEPGDRGFQTIMVTDPDDPYIDHWWPPGHTIGWEHTFVHENYEFLKSVHNDTSYTPSFADGLAVQRVLDAIEQSDERGEWIEIE
- a CDS encoding SMP-30/gluconolactonase/LRE family protein; this encodes MLDEPERFVDHAYETGEGPLYHPDEDRLYWVDIPNGHMYRYDFETDEREQCYSGPSVGGFTIQADGSLLLFKENGSITIWNDGHEKTVIPEIPEERGSRFNDVIAGPNGRVFCGTMPPDGRLYRLDPDGSLTLLISDLAVSNGLGFSPDNTRVYFAETEAETIWSFEYDADSGTLSDREPFVSTVGDAGFPDGLTVDAEGYVWSARWNGGCVVRHHPDDGRVVDRFSLPARKVSCITFGGPNYEHAYVTTATAGNDRSVEGKGAGAVFRFTPDVSGVPEFRSRIEPNS
- a CDS encoding VirB4 family type IV secretion system protein, with translation MTIKGAVTLDNIYSFAVPVATLIIALLAWSIDATIVAVVSFAITLVVLPIILYLAYTNPYYLSSRERIERFIESRRLQQKFPYHYHETLGRQIHGVERLYPDGTAKMTDGRRVGLIGVKGMNACRITSQEAQTYVGALTSGIDEQIKDIPFSIYATSDTFETEQLIEHITECVEESERTDQSLAGTARAEEYIMELLLDVSSWFVETESPKWDANEWEYYVVVEVSPEDVAAGSRVTDSNNSGLFGMFSSTDNTEENQALDSELRAELDDRMSTIQGALASVEGIDSGRAGVLDHARLLLRYWSGEPSLSLGTEVREAMANDDNRVSVGETPTERMLTPSELDSQDGRIMVGDELCKTFCIMGWPVEPPPLFLGDLFTMRKANVDVRVHVEPEYKQRSIEELERLYADVESEEMERAQNMDASKIQIQNDKDAVRKMYLLLRNTTAQPWQVSMYVTVRVGPEEAYEYAQQMGRETENLYLAKVRALEDACDDVLEVLTSAPAGLGPRQPSSDMSALDMFESSSPTGADLYHEKGDKPKRTRMLGGAIAAMFPWCAGVMQEPGGLRFGRNKQNGSAIFADPFERGAPHLLTLGQTRSGKTYSVETALAEWYCSDPSRTLIVCDTEQGFEGLTQLCGGKHIVVDGQQTINPFDIQRPPKRIRESSVGESNHFQMKIDEVTSFFAGILRAQGIDPSGYISTIEDAVQETYESIGITHDPDTHDKASPTIEDFVSVLERMLNTPERFTFTGHEREAEQRVRVVSDLLDKLSGFKENRKYHHMVGETETGILDRETDMVYIDLSQFNEASEAEKSVMLHLIFGQVYQKVKRTQGEIIFLIDEAHFLLHSEEMIEYLQDAARSWARYDAALWFVTQSPREFIERAQSIGEGQENQRRTILDQCSTIQTFRTPRIEPELLMEGLGQNRNQADFVRNSAVTGSSERQYSECLIHFQDREGWWESHIEASPFEDLVWNYAGRKHGDFDRYLRTNWSGLSTSSDSSLNDQSPQSSDTPEQEPSEGREESVTTTLGPSTPANGELDDQSSNQ
- the hflX gene encoding GTPase HflX, which produces MTGTPHDPESAVIAARGPSGSSDPETDEIRDLARSAGYRIAGEITQTRTEDPALCLGSGKVDELARLLERTDAGVVVFDNRLGPYQTYNLGTRLPDGVNIVDRFRLILDIFGQRAQTRTAQLQVELAELRYELPRVEAKVSLAKRDERPGFMGLGEYDESREQDIKNRISRIREELAQIEEEEEKRREQRRESGFDLVALAGYTNAGKSTLLRQLARDLTIDENENQHPDLDATAESEDRLFTTLGTTTRRVDMDRRDVLITDTVGFISELPHWLVESFKSTLDAVYRADLVLLVVDVTEPIEEIREKLITCHDTLYERNEAPIVTVLNKIDCVDEDEWKRKMNALSALAPNPITVSAVEGTGTDGLLDRIDRELPPFEHERLVLPMTDDTMSLVSWIHDNARVNDVTYGEQVIIDFEARPSVVEQSRSKAGTLTIPAE
- a CDS encoding ribosome assembly factor SBDS; translated protein: MISLDEAVTARLESHGTRFEVLVDPDAALAIKRDEFEDDLEDVIAAEDVFEDASSGDRPAAADLETVFDTTDPLEIIPEVIRRGDIQITAEQRREMQEQKHKQLVNRIARNAVNPQMDDAPHPPERIERALEEAGFTVDPMEPVENQVDDALDALRPIIPIRFDEVIIAVKLPAQHAGSGQAQIREFGDLQREEWQSDGGWVGVLEFPAGLQNDFYDLVNEVSSGEAETRVVKDEDELSTR
- the psmA gene encoding archaeal proteasome endopeptidase complex subunit alpha: MQGQSQQQAYDRGITIFSPDGRLYQVEYAREAVKRGSASIGVRTADGVVLVADKRIRSPLLVGESVEKLHKADDHVGIASAGHVADARQLIDYARRYSQVNQLRYDEPIGVETLTKAVTDNIQQYTQVGGARPFGVALIIGGIDDGQPRLFETDPSGTPYEWKALAVGANRSDIEDHLKEQYQEGMDLESGIGLALEALASVSDEGLDAEGLGVATIDTETERYQVLDETEVESYLEEYDLLADETDDEE